From Fusarium poae strain DAOMC 252244 chromosome Unknown contig_3, whole genome shotgun sequence, one genomic window encodes:
- a CDS encoding uncharacterized protein (TransMembrane:1 (o259-282i)), whose product MTNLASSQQLQGAPAYIPSIGREIYLAMPGKQIEGLFRRSSSLVPTPSLLDALSIFFGLSGHDVKAFSHGHISAYESNIGVYTTDADAFRCFMKHQRQDCADHLEGRNLVPVVERFKKNLASEISATTEIGQNWGVVPDLFTFLPNPILTANIEALYGEHRLKTCPNFLRDFWAFYKAFPNIAKGLPRWMMPSSFQTRDEMLKSFSRWRTWYAANFDWNNHELRDVEYEPIWGTQYVRKMVQRHEALGLSDNGVTVVMLGYFFITMATTVPAAVWMIIHILLDEDVLRRVWYQIGPAFQSTGAGERPDIKMLMKDPLLNSIYYETLRLRVTSTVGRTSIDEGLNLAGGWNVKAGEPIMCTGRLAGLDESFWNTGQPLSTDQPSHPLETFWAERFLDCPGSTSLSGPMKKKHVQPIRDSPGRPQTQVGLEHARSKASVAGSRGHFFPFGGGSFRCPGEALAKQVIFASVVILLQNYDFTLIDSEGARKLQPIHQELPFGLHSFDGFVPVEIRRL is encoded by the exons ATGACTAACCTGGCCTCCAGTCAACAGCTGCAGGGGGCTCCGGCTTACATTCCGTCGATAGGTCGGGAGATATACTTGGCCATGCCTGGCAAGCAGATCGAAGGATTGTTCAGAAGAAGTAGCAGTCTGGTACCGACGCCTAGTTTGCTTGATGCCCTGTCCATCTTCTTCGGGCTGTCAGGCCACGATGTCAAAGCTTTCAGCCATGGCCATATATCTGCTTACGAGTCCAACATAGGAGTCTACACAACTGACGCGGATGCCTTCCGGTGCTTCATGAAGCATCAGAGGCAAGACTGCGCTGATCATCTTGAAGGGCGGAACTTGGTCCCTGTTGTGGAGAGATTCAAGAAAAATTTGGCATCTGAGATTTCCGCAACGACAGAGATCGGGCAGAACTGGGGCGTCGTTCCTGATCTCTTCACTTTCTTGCCAAATCCGATACTTACGGCAAATATAGAGGCTCTGTACGGAGAGCACCGGCTTAAAACTTGTCCAAATTTCCTTCGGGACTTCTGGGCCTTCTATAAAGCATTCCCCAACATTGCCAAAGGTCTGCCCCGATGGATGAtgccatcttctttccagaCCCGTGACGAAATGCTGAAAAGCTTCAGCCGTTGGCGCACCTGGTATGCTGCAAATTTTGACTGGAACAATCACGAGCTTCGCGATGTCGAGTACGAACCTATCTGGGGTACCCAGTACGTCCGTAAGATGGTTCAGCGACACGAGGCCCTCGGGCTCTCCGACAACGGAGTGACCGTGGTGATGCTGGGATACTTTTTTAT CACAATGGCAACCACCGTCCCCGCTGCTGTGTGGATGATCATACACATCCTACTCGATGAAGATGTGCTCCGACGGGTTTGGTACCAGATCGGTCCGGCGTTCCAGTCCACAGGGGCCGGAGAGCGACCAGATATcaagatgttgatgaaaGACCCACTCCTCAACTCCATCTACTACGAAACACTCAGGCTACGTGTCACGAGTACTGTTGGTCGAACATCCATCGACGAAGGGTTGAATCTCGCTGGAGGCTGGAACGTCAAGGCTGGCGAGCCCATCATGTGTACTGGCCGGCTTGCGGGACTGGATGAATCCTTTTGGAACACCGGCCAGCCCCTGTCTACTGACCAGCCTTCGCACCCTCTGGAAACCTTCTGGGCTGAGCGGTTTCTCGATTGTCCAGGCAGCACCAGTCTCAGCGgaccgatgaagaagaagcacgTCCAGCCTATACGGGATTCTCCAGGTAGGCCACAAACGCAGGTGGGTTTAGAACATGCACGTTCCaaagcctctgttgctggcTCACGCGGTCACTTTTTCCCTTTCGGTGGAGGATCATTCCGCTGTCCGGGAGAAGCGTTGGCTAAACAGGTCATCTTTGCGTCGGTCGTGATACTGTTGCAAAATTATGATTTCACACTTATAGATTCGGAGGGGGCGAGGAAGCTACAGCCCATTCACCAGGAACTACCTTTCGGCCTGCATAGTTTTGATGGCTTTGTTCCGGTCGAGATACGTAGGttatag